A portion of the Deltaproteobacteria bacterium genome contains these proteins:
- a CDS encoding histidinol-phosphatase HisJ family protein, whose translation MITDMHVHTCFSSDSTAPVETEVRKALSLGMKHIAISDHQDYDYPPWHSIYLLSETGDTEGYLSVLREVREKYEGRIEVLIGIELGLQVPLGKRLDRYVAAYPFDFVIGSTHFFNGRDTEDPALYRDCTEEDACRAYFQTELDNLAATDAYDVVGHLDFVLRDLPSKNRYFSYRTYADLLDEILLTVIRKGKGIECNTKTLYRGMGQPSPDTSVLKRYRELGGEIITFGSDAHQPDWIGGAFVEASEILRECGFRYYCIFRDRKPVFLPLAQPRAEAEECTVCQTIVTTEV comes from the coding sequence GCTCCGGTGGAGACTGAAGTCAGGAAAGCCTTGAGCCTGGGGATGAAACACATCGCCATTTCAGATCACCAGGACTATGATTATCCGCCCTGGCACAGCATTTATCTGCTGTCAGAGACCGGAGACACGGAAGGATATCTCAGTGTTCTTCGGGAGGTCAGGGAGAAATACGAGGGCCGGATCGAAGTTCTGATCGGAATCGAGCTGGGACTGCAGGTCCCCCTGGGCAAAAGGTTGGACCGATACGTGGCAGCCTATCCTTTTGACTTTGTGATCGGATCCACCCACTTCTTCAATGGCCGGGACACGGAAGATCCTGCCCTGTACAGAGACTGCACCGAAGAAGACGCCTGCCGCGCCTATTTTCAAACCGAGCTGGACAACCTTGCCGCCACGGACGCCTACGACGTCGTGGGGCATCTGGATTTTGTCCTGAGAGATCTGCCTTCGAAAAACCGGTACTTTTCGTACCGGACCTACGCCGATCTTTTGGACGAGATCCTGCTGACTGTGATTCGGAAAGGCAAAGGCATCGAGTGCAACACCAAGACCTTGTATCGCGGCATGGGACAACCCAGTCCGGATACATCGGTCCTCAAGCGCTATCGGGAGTTGGGCGGGGAGATCATCACGTTCGGTTCGGATGCCCATCAGCCCGATTGGATCGGCGGAGCCTTCGTCGAGGCATCGGAGATCCTCAGGGAGTGCGGATTTCGTTATTATTGCATCTTTCGGGATCGAAAACCAGTTTTTTTGCCCCTGGCACAGCCGAGGGCTGAGGCGGAAGAATGTACCGTCTGTCAAACCATCGTGACCACGGAGGTATAG